In a single window of the Campylobacter hyointestinalis subsp. lawsonii genome:
- a CDS encoding primosomal protein N' → MNYYEIAISGLDLKPLTYQSDEFIAPFTQVKVRVKNRIQSGFVLQNVCKPEFKTLDVIQILKTKLTDTQISLAKFISHYYLCEIGVSLALFEPISEYKNKYISFIKAPNLSNTQKDALNFINANDISLLFGDTGSGKSEVYITSIKDVLNSGKQALLLMPEISLTPQMQKRLEDYFGESVGVWHSKISPKNKQILLERFFNGEIKLIAGARSALFLPFWNLGLIIVDEEHDDSYKNGSKPYYNARDLSVYLGKKHGIKVILGSATPSITSVYKFPYFRLKGTFFSSKKEFIYDVNQICISNTIINELKRTLELKKQAVVFLPTRANFKFIVCKECFSTIKCPYCSVSMSMHKKANALKCHYCGFVLPLPKTCPNCGNEMLEAKKMGTSELASELEKIFPSATIAKFDKDEITTHSKLINLLKKFNDGKIDILVGTQMLSKGHDYHNVELAVIMGLDEHLEYCDFRAREKTLALAMQVSGRAGRAGNARVVLQSLQSEFFSEYIENYDKFIQDELGYRNPLYPPFSRLLRIIIQDKNEENAVCLEKNILNSIKNIENLEIIGHGKALIEQISSKYRREIMLRSYSHIPLLKAGEIARQYFANVDIDPVNFN, encoded by the coding sequence ATGAATTATTATGAAATCGCCATAAGCGGTTTGGATTTAAAGCCGCTGACATATCAAAGTGATGAGTTTATCGCTCCTTTTACCCAAGTCAAAGTCCGAGTTAAAAATCGTATCCAAAGCGGTTTTGTTTTGCAAAACGTTTGCAAACCTGAGTTTAAAACTCTAGATGTAATTCAAATTTTAAAAACAAAACTCACAGATACGCAAATAAGCTTAGCAAAGTTCATATCGCATTACTATCTCTGCGAGATAGGCGTGAGCTTAGCTCTGTTTGAGCCTATTAGCGAGTATAAAAACAAATATATATCTTTTATAAAAGCTCCAAATTTAAGTAATACTCAAAAAGATGCTTTGAATTTCATCAATGCAAACGATATATCATTGCTTTTTGGAGACACTGGAAGCGGAAAAAGTGAAGTCTATATAACAAGCATTAAAGATGTTTTAAATAGCGGAAAACAAGCTTTACTTTTGATGCCTGAGATCTCGCTCACACCTCAAATGCAAAAACGTTTAGAGGATTACTTTGGAGAATCGGTTGGAGTTTGGCACTCTAAAATTTCGCCTAAAAACAAGCAAATTTTACTTGAGAGATTTTTTAATGGCGAGATAAAACTCATCGCAGGAGCAAGGTCGGCTCTATTTTTGCCATTTTGGAATTTAGGTCTTATCATCGTAGATGAAGAGCATGACGATAGCTATAAAAACGGCTCAAAACCATACTATAATGCTAGAGATCTCAGTGTTTATCTAGGAAAAAAACACGGCATAAAAGTCATTTTAGGAAGCGCTACTCCAAGTATCACGAGCGTATATAAATTTCCATATTTTCGTCTCAAAGGCACATTTTTCTCATCGAAAAAGGAGTTTATTTACGACGTTAATCAAATTTGTATTTCTAATACCATCATAAATGAGTTAAAGCGTACTTTGGAGCTAAAAAAACAAGCAGTCGTGTTTTTGCCTACTCGTGCAAACTTTAAATTTATAGTATGCAAAGAGTGTTTTTCTACTATAAAATGCCCATATTGCAGTGTTTCTATGAGTATGCATAAAAAAGCAAATGCTTTGAAATGTCACTACTGCGGCTTTGTATTGCCTCTGCCAAAAACTTGCCCAAACTGCGGGAATGAAATGCTCGAAGCAAAAAAAATGGGCACTAGCGAGCTAGCAAGTGAGCTAGAAAAGATATTTCCTAGCGCTACTATCGCCAAATTTGATAAAGACGAGATAACTACGCATTCAAAATTAATAAATTTGCTTAAAAAATTTAACGATGGAAAAATAGATATATTAGTCGGTACGCAAATGCTAAGCAAAGGACACGACTATCACAACGTAGAATTAGCCGTTATAATGGGACTTGATGAGCATTTAGAATACTGCGATTTTAGGGCTAGAGAAAAAACTCTGGCTCTAGCTATGCAAGTATCAGGAAGAGCTGGAAGAGCTGGAAATGCTAGGGTAGTTTTGCAAAGTTTGCAAAGTGAATTTTTTAGTGAGTATATAGAGAATTACGACAAATTTATACAAGATGAGTTAGGGTACAGAAATCCACTCTATCCGCCATTTAGTCGTTTGCTTAGGATAATAATACAAGACAAAAATGAAGAAAATGCAGTATGTCTTGAAAAAAATATACTAAATTCAATAAAAAACATAGAAAATTTGGAAATAATAGGACACGGAAAAGCTCTCATCGAGCAGATATCATCTAAATACAGACGTGAGATAATGCTACGCTCTTACTCACACATACCGCTC
- a CDS encoding type II secretion system protein — translation MKKAFTLIELVFVIVILGVIASMVAPKFVTDKNEAYAQIVKNQIAQARAGLTAYANKQILAGKSDIYPESLEKNGDTNGKNRSILFNEILPNSTLKSNLQGWSDSQNGWSTNTKFKTRYLIFIGRNIITMDYCSSKSGEAKCKSYQGQLICTSDENKCKIIGEKSY, via the coding sequence TTGAAAAAAGCATTTACACTTATTGAGCTTGTTTTTGTTATCGTAATACTTGGTGTGATCGCAAGTATGGTAGCGCCTAAGTTTGTTACTGATAAAAATGAAGCTTATGCCCAGATTGTAAAAAACCAAATAGCACAAGCAAGGGCTGGTTTGACTGCATACGCAAATAAGCAAATTTTAGCTGGTAAAAGCGATATCTACCCAGAATCTCTAGAAAAAAATGGCGATACAAATGGAAAAAATAGAAGCATATTGTTTAACGAAATACTTCCAAATAGCACATTAAAATCAAATTTACAAGGCTGGAGCGATAGTCAAAATGGTTGGTCTACAAATACTAAATTTAAAACTAGATATCTTATATTTATAGGCAGAAATATCATAACTATGGATTATTGCTCTTCTAAATCAGGTGAAGCAAAATGTAAGTCATACCAAGGTCAGCTTATTTGCACATCTGATGAAAATAAATGTAAAATCATAGGCGAAAAATCTTACTAA
- a CDS encoding type II secretion system protein, whose product MKKAFTLIELVFVIVILGVLASLAVPKIVGSSSDAEIVKAKTQIATIRTKIQLYANEKKLSGSQEYPNLEEEGKEGLFSAILDNPIKAKTDQKYGWSKNGDKYTFSTPNKSVTFTYDKENGKFECNIDDDLCRLLDK is encoded by the coding sequence ATGAAAAAAGCTTTTACGCTTATAGAGTTAGTTTTTGTTATAGTGATACTAGGAGTTTTAGCTAGTCTTGCGGTACCAAAAATAGTTGGAAGTAGCAGTGATGCAGAGATAGTAAAAGCTAAAACACAAATCGCGACTATCAGAACTAAAATTCAGCTTTATGCAAATGAAAAAAAACTTAGCGGAAGCCAAGAGTATCCAAATTTAGAAGAAGAAGGCAAAGAAGGTCTGTTTTCAGCTATATTAGATAACCCTATAAAAGCAAAAACAGATCAAAAATATGGCTGGAGCAAAAATGGTGATAAATACACTTTTTCTACGCCAAACAAAAGTGTTACTTTTACTTATGACAAAGAGAATGGAAAATTTGAATGCAATATTGATGATGATTTGTGTAGGCTTTTAGACAAATAA
- the uvrB gene encoding excinuclease ABC subunit UvrB, which translates to MDKFEISSKFKPSDDQEKAITNIVGSIRSGNKFNVLLGVTGSGKTFTMANVIKRLNMPTLIMTHNKSLAAQLYSEFKGFFPKNHVEYFISYYDYYQPEAYIPRQDLFIEKDSSINDELERLRLSATANLLEFDDVIVVASVSANYGLGNPAEYKGMVLMLNIGMSLNQKELLLKLVDMGYKRNNSYFDRGDFRVNGDVVDIYPAYFNDEAIRLEFFGDELDAMYHFDALENRRTKDVSKFILYATSQFVVGENRLKQAIKDIELELEDRLAFYEKENRLVEYQRLKQRVEFDLEMLSSTGSTKGVENYARYLTGQKPGETPYSLFDYFEISGKDYLVIVDESHVSLPQFRGMYAGDRSRKEVLVEYGFRLPSALDNRPLKFDEFIAKKANFLFVSATPNEYEMDLAKGHIYEQILRPTGLLDPRIEVISSDNQVEVLFDRAKVVIARNERVLVTTLTKKMSEELTRYYLELGIKVKYMHSDIDAVERNELIRGLRKGEFDMLIGINLLREGLDLPEVSLVAVLDADKEGFLRSRTSLIQTMGRAARNVNGTVILFANKITNSMKEAIDITNARREYQNEYNKKHGITPHSASRNLEDSLKEEDLSNLYNKAKKLEKIPASERAKIIKELRKQMLEAAKNLEFEKAAALRDEIAKLREL; encoded by the coding sequence ATGGATAAATTTGAAATATCTAGTAAATTTAAGCCAAGCGATGATCAAGAAAAAGCCATAACAAACATAGTTGGTAGCATAAGATCCGGAAATAAATTTAACGTTCTCTTAGGAGTAACCGGAAGTGGCAAGACTTTTACGATGGCAAACGTGATAAAACGCCTAAATATGCCAACTCTCATTATGACACATAACAAAAGCTTAGCAGCACAACTTTATAGCGAATTTAAAGGCTTTTTTCCTAAAAATCATGTTGAGTATTTTATAAGCTACTATGATTATTACCAGCCTGAAGCCTATATACCGCGTCAAGATCTTTTTATAGAAAAAGATAGCTCTATAAATGATGAACTTGAGCGTTTAAGACTTAGTGCGACTGCAAATTTGCTTGAATTTGATGATGTGATAGTAGTGGCTTCTGTATCTGCAAACTATGGTTTAGGAAATCCTGCTGAGTATAAAGGTATGGTTTTAATGCTAAACATAGGTATGAGCTTAAATCAAAAAGAACTACTTTTAAAACTAGTAGATATGGGATATAAAAGAAATAATTCATACTTTGATCGCGGGGATTTTCGAGTAAATGGCGACGTGGTAGATATCTATCCGGCTTATTTTAATGACGAGGCTATAAGGCTTGAGTTTTTTGGAGACGAGCTTGATGCGATGTATCACTTTGACGCTCTAGAAAATAGACGCACAAAAGACGTTAGTAAATTTATACTATATGCGACAAGCCAGTTTGTAGTCGGAGAAAATAGACTAAAACAAGCGATAAAAGATATCGAACTTGAGCTTGAAGATAGACTTGCATTTTATGAAAAAGAAAATAGATTAGTCGAGTATCAAAGGCTTAAGCAAAGAGTGGAGTTTGACCTTGAGATGCTCTCAAGCACCGGAAGCACCAAAGGCGTAGAAAACTACGCACGTTACCTAACAGGACAAAAGCCAGGAGAGACGCCATACTCTTTGTTTGATTACTTTGAAATAAGTGGCAAGGACTATCTTGTTATAGTAGATGAAAGTCACGTGAGTTTGCCACAATTTCGCGGAATGTACGCAGGTGATAGAAGTAGAAAAGAAGTTTTGGTTGAGTATGGTTTTAGACTTCCATCAGCACTTGATAATAGACCTTTGAAATTTGATGAGTTTATCGCTAAAAAAGCAAATTTTTTGTTTGTTTCAGCTACACCAAACGAGTATGAGATGGATCTAGCAAAAGGTCATATTTATGAGCAAATACTTAGACCTACTGGACTTCTTGATCCACGTATAGAAGTCATAAGTAGCGATAATCAAGTAGAAGTTTTGTTTGATAGAGCTAAAGTTGTCATAGCAAGAAATGAGCGAGTACTAGTAACTACTCTAACTAAAAAGATGAGTGAAGAGCTAACTAGGTATTACCTTGAGCTTGGTATCAAGGTTAAATATATGCACTCAGATATCGACGCAGTAGAGAGAAATGAGCTTATAAGAGGTCTTAGAAAAGGTGAGTTTGATATGCTTATTGGCATAAATTTACTTCGTGAAGGACTAGATCTACCAGAAGTATCTTTAGTAGCAGTTTTAGACGCCGATAAAGAGGGTTTTTTAAGAAGTCGCACGAGTCTCATACAAACTATGGGAAGAGCGGCTAGAAACGTGAATGGAACGGTTATATTATTTGCAAATAAAATAACAAATTCGATGAAAGAAGCCATAGATATAACTAATGCAAGGCGTGAATATCAAAATGAATACAACAAAAAGCACGGCATAACTCCGCACTCAGCTAGTAGAAATTTAGAAGATAGTCTAAAAGAAGAAGATCTATCAAATTTATATAACAAAGCCAAAAAACTAGAAAAAATACCAGCAAGCGAGCGAGCAAAGATCATAAAAGAGCTAAGAAAACAGATGCTTGAAGCGGCTAAAAATTTGGAATTTGAAAAAGCTGCAGCCTTAAGAGACGAGATAGCAAAACTTAGAGAGCTTTAA
- a CDS encoding type II secretion system protein, with product MKKAFTMIELVFVIIILGVLASLAAPKLMTGKDDAIIAKIIEQISAIRTGIKNYNDSNKLNEKDSYPSSLEDGNTQLFSKVLSGAALKEWSKISNDTYTINLSGKTATFKYNSLNGKFTCESGCKELFGGKFE from the coding sequence GTGAAAAAAGCATTTACTATGATAGAGTTGGTCTTTGTGATAATCATACTAGGGGTTTTGGCTAGTCTTGCAGCCCCAAAGCTCATGACTGGCAAAGATGATGCGATAATTGCTAAAATCATAGAGCAGATATCAGCTATAAGAACTGGCATAAAAAACTACAATGATAGCAATAAACTAAACGAAAAAGACTCATATCCAAGTAGTTTAGAAGATGGCAATACTCAGCTTTTTTCGAAAGTTTTATCCGGTGCTGCTCTTAAAGAGTGGAGCAAAATCTCAAACGATACTTACACTATAAATTTAAGTGGCAAAACTGCTACTTTTAAATATAATAGCTTAAATGGTAAATTTACATGTGAAAGCGGTTGCAAAGAGCTATTTGGCGGTAAATTTGAATAA